Proteins encoded together in one Lathamus discolor isolate bLatDis1 chromosome 3, bLatDis1.hap1, whole genome shotgun sequence window:
- the RASGEF1A gene encoding ras-GEF domain-containing family member 1A isoform X3, translating to MYTSPRKMRETMPQTPIFSSMLGSSCSGQVQPDMGERCVDPVYQDGNLVSGSLEALIEHLVPTMDYYPDAKLKSFAAKIIQLLKEWTETFPYDFQDEKSMKELKEIAHRITQCDEENGTVKKIISQMTQNLLMALSARSQYQEIKEKFRQPATDKGTILKTKPQSTQKDILSVCCDPLILAQQLTYVELERVSNIYPEDLMQIVSHMDSLDNHKCRGDVTKTYNLEAYDNWFNCLSMLVATEICRVVKKKQRTRMVEFFIDVARECFNIGNFNSMMAIISGMNLSPVARLKKTWSKVKTAKFDVLEHHMDPSSNFCNYRTALQGAAQRSQTANSNREKIVIPVFNLFIKDIYFLHKIHTNRLPNGQINFKKFWEISRQIHDFLTWKQVECPFEKDKKIQSYLLTAPIYSEEALFIASFESEGPENHMEKDSWKTLRTTLLNRA from the exons ATGTACACGTCGCCCAGGAAAATGAGG gaaaCTATGCCCCAGACACCAATATTTTCCAGCATGCTTGGTTCCAGTTGTAGTGGGCAAGTGCAGCCAGATATGGGGGAGAGGTGTGTGGACCCTGTTTATCAGGATGGGAACCTTGTTTCTGGATCACTGGAGGCCTTGATAGAGCACCTGGTGCCCACCATGGACTATTATCCAGAT GCAAAGCTAAAATCCTTCGCTGCCAAAATCATTCAGCTCTTGAAGGAATGGACTGAAACTTTCCCCTATGATTTCCAAGATGAAAAATCCATGAAAGAATTGAAGGAGAttgctcacagaatcacacaatgTGATGAG GAAAATGGAACAGTGAAAAAGATCATTAGCCAGATGACACAGAATCTCCTGATGGCCCTCTCTGCACGGAGCCAGTACCAGGAAATCAAAGAGAAATTCCGGCAACCTGCTACTGACAAAGGCACCATCCTCAAAACCAAGCCACAGTCAACTCAAAAGGACATCCTGAGTGTGTGCTGTGACCCTCTGATCTTAGCACAGCAACTGACCTATGTCGAACTG GAAAGGGTGAGCAACATTTACCCAGAGGATCTGATGCAGATTGTCAGCCACATGGACTCCCTGGATAATCACAAG TGCCGAGGCGATGTGACCAAAACCTATAATTTGGAGGCCTATGACAATTGGTTCAATTGTCTCAGCATGCTGGTAGCTACAGAGATTTGTCGG gttgtaaagaaaaagcagcgTACAAGAATGGTGGAATTTTTCATTGATGTGGCAAGAGAATGCTTCAATATTGGAAACTTCAACTCAATGATGGCTATTATCT CTGGCATGAACTTGAGTCCTGTGGCACGGCTAAAGAAAACTTGGTCCAAGGTCAAAACAGCCAAATTTGATGTTTTAGAG CATCACATGGATCCATCCAGCAACTTCTGTAACTACCGCACAGCCCTGCAAGGAGCAGCACAGCGATCTCAAACTGCCAACAGCAATAGAGAGAAAATAGTCATCCCAGTTTTCAACCTGTTTATTAAAGATATCTACTTTCTGCACAAAATACATACAAACCGCTTGCCCAATGGGCAGATAAACTTCAAG AAGTTCTGGGAAATTTCAAGACAGATCCATGATTTCCTGACATGGAAGCAGGTTGAGTGCCCTTTTGAAAAAGACAAGAAGATTCAGAGCTATCTACTCACAGCACCCATTTATAGTGAAGAAG CTCTGTTCATTGCATCCTTTGAAAGTGAAGGCCCAGAAAACCACATGGAGAAAGACAGCTGGAAAACACTCAG
- the RASGEF1A gene encoding ras-GEF domain-containing family member 1A isoform X2, with amino-acid sequence MVLKTPETMPQTPIFSSMLGSSCSGQVQPDMGERCVDPVYQDGNLVSGSLEALIEHLVPTMDYYPDRTYIFTFLLSSRVFIHPHELLAKVGQLCIKQKQQLETGIEAEKAKLKSFAAKIIQLLKEWTETFPYDFQDEKSMKELKEIAHRITQCDEENGTVKKIISQMTQNLLMALSARSQYQEIKEKFRQPATDKGTILKTKPQSTQKDILSVCCDPLILAQQLTYVELERVSNIYPEDLMQIVSHMDSLDNHKCRGDVTKTYNLEAYDNWFNCLSMLVATEICRVVKKKQRTRMVEFFIDVARECFNIGNFNSMMAIISGMNLSPVARLKKTWSKVKTAKFDVLEHHMDPSSNFCNYRTALQGAAQRSQTANSNREKIVIPVFNLFIKDIYFLHKIHTNRLPNGQINFKKFWEISRQIHDFLTWKQVECPFEKDKKIQSYLLTAPIYSEEALFIASFESEGPENHMEKDSWKTLRTTLLNRA; translated from the exons gaaaCTATGCCCCAGACACCAATATTTTCCAGCATGCTTGGTTCCAGTTGTAGTGGGCAAGTGCAGCCAGATATGGGGGAGAGGTGTGTGGACCCTGTTTATCAGGATGGGAACCTTGTTTCTGGATCACTGGAGGCCTTGATAGAGCACCTGGTGCCCACCATGGACTATTATCCAGAT AGGACGTACATCTTCACTTTCCTTCTGAGCTCACGAGTCTTCATTCACCCACATGAGCTCCTGGCTAAAGTGGGACAGCTCTGCAttaagcagaagcagcagctagAAACAGGGATTGAGGCAGAAAAG GCAAAGCTAAAATCCTTCGCTGCCAAAATCATTCAGCTCTTGAAGGAATGGACTGAAACTTTCCCCTATGATTTCCAAGATGAAAAATCCATGAAAGAATTGAAGGAGAttgctcacagaatcacacaatgTGATGAG GAAAATGGAACAGTGAAAAAGATCATTAGCCAGATGACACAGAATCTCCTGATGGCCCTCTCTGCACGGAGCCAGTACCAGGAAATCAAAGAGAAATTCCGGCAACCTGCTACTGACAAAGGCACCATCCTCAAAACCAAGCCACAGTCAACTCAAAAGGACATCCTGAGTGTGTGCTGTGACCCTCTGATCTTAGCACAGCAACTGACCTATGTCGAACTG GAAAGGGTGAGCAACATTTACCCAGAGGATCTGATGCAGATTGTCAGCCACATGGACTCCCTGGATAATCACAAG TGCCGAGGCGATGTGACCAAAACCTATAATTTGGAGGCCTATGACAATTGGTTCAATTGTCTCAGCATGCTGGTAGCTACAGAGATTTGTCGG gttgtaaagaaaaagcagcgTACAAGAATGGTGGAATTTTTCATTGATGTGGCAAGAGAATGCTTCAATATTGGAAACTTCAACTCAATGATGGCTATTATCT CTGGCATGAACTTGAGTCCTGTGGCACGGCTAAAGAAAACTTGGTCCAAGGTCAAAACAGCCAAATTTGATGTTTTAGAG CATCACATGGATCCATCCAGCAACTTCTGTAACTACCGCACAGCCCTGCAAGGAGCAGCACAGCGATCTCAAACTGCCAACAGCAATAGAGAGAAAATAGTCATCCCAGTTTTCAACCTGTTTATTAAAGATATCTACTTTCTGCACAAAATACATACAAACCGCTTGCCCAATGGGCAGATAAACTTCAAG AAGTTCTGGGAAATTTCAAGACAGATCCATGATTTCCTGACATGGAAGCAGGTTGAGTGCCCTTTTGAAAAAGACAAGAAGATTCAGAGCTATCTACTCACAGCACCCATTTATAGTGAAGAAG CTCTGTTCATTGCATCCTTTGAAAGTGAAGGCCCAGAAAACCACATGGAGAAAGACAGCTGGAAAACACTCAG
- the RASGEF1A gene encoding ras-GEF domain-containing family member 1A isoform X4: MYTSPRKMRETMPQTPIFSSMLGSSCSGQVQPDMGERCVDPVYQDGNLVSGSLEALIEHLVPTMDYYPDRTYIFTFLLSSRVFIHPHELLAKVGQLCIKQKQQLETGIEAEKAKLKSFAAKIIQLLKEWTETFPYDFQDEKSMKELKEIAHRITQCDEENGTVKKIISQMTQNLLMALSARSQYQEIKEKFRQPATDKGTILKTKPQSTQKDILSVCCDPLILAQQLTYVELERVSNIYPEDLMQIVSHMDSLDNHKCRGDVTKTYNLEAYDNWFNCLSMLVATEICRVVKKKQRTRMVEFFIDVARECFNIGNFNSMMAIISGMNLSPVARLKKTWSKVKTAKFDVLEKFWEISRQIHDFLTWKQVECPFEKDKKIQSYLLTAPIYSEEALFIASFESEGPENHMEKDSWKTLRTTLLNRA, from the exons ATGTACACGTCGCCCAGGAAAATGAGG gaaaCTATGCCCCAGACACCAATATTTTCCAGCATGCTTGGTTCCAGTTGTAGTGGGCAAGTGCAGCCAGATATGGGGGAGAGGTGTGTGGACCCTGTTTATCAGGATGGGAACCTTGTTTCTGGATCACTGGAGGCCTTGATAGAGCACCTGGTGCCCACCATGGACTATTATCCAGAT AGGACGTACATCTTCACTTTCCTTCTGAGCTCACGAGTCTTCATTCACCCACATGAGCTCCTGGCTAAAGTGGGACAGCTCTGCAttaagcagaagcagcagctagAAACAGGGATTGAGGCAGAAAAG GCAAAGCTAAAATCCTTCGCTGCCAAAATCATTCAGCTCTTGAAGGAATGGACTGAAACTTTCCCCTATGATTTCCAAGATGAAAAATCCATGAAAGAATTGAAGGAGAttgctcacagaatcacacaatgTGATGAG GAAAATGGAACAGTGAAAAAGATCATTAGCCAGATGACACAGAATCTCCTGATGGCCCTCTCTGCACGGAGCCAGTACCAGGAAATCAAAGAGAAATTCCGGCAACCTGCTACTGACAAAGGCACCATCCTCAAAACCAAGCCACAGTCAACTCAAAAGGACATCCTGAGTGTGTGCTGTGACCCTCTGATCTTAGCACAGCAACTGACCTATGTCGAACTG GAAAGGGTGAGCAACATTTACCCAGAGGATCTGATGCAGATTGTCAGCCACATGGACTCCCTGGATAATCACAAG TGCCGAGGCGATGTGACCAAAACCTATAATTTGGAGGCCTATGACAATTGGTTCAATTGTCTCAGCATGCTGGTAGCTACAGAGATTTGTCGG gttgtaaagaaaaagcagcgTACAAGAATGGTGGAATTTTTCATTGATGTGGCAAGAGAATGCTTCAATATTGGAAACTTCAACTCAATGATGGCTATTATCT CTGGCATGAACTTGAGTCCTGTGGCACGGCTAAAGAAAACTTGGTCCAAGGTCAAAACAGCCAAATTTGATGTTTTAGAG AAGTTCTGGGAAATTTCAAGACAGATCCATGATTTCCTGACATGGAAGCAGGTTGAGTGCCCTTTTGAAAAAGACAAGAAGATTCAGAGCTATCTACTCACAGCACCCATTTATAGTGAAGAAG CTCTGTTCATTGCATCCTTTGAAAGTGAAGGCCCAGAAAACCACATGGAGAAAGACAGCTGGAAAACACTCAG
- the RASGEF1A gene encoding ras-GEF domain-containing family member 1A isoform X1 produces MYTSPRKMRETMPQTPIFSSMLGSSCSGQVQPDMGERCVDPVYQDGNLVSGSLEALIEHLVPTMDYYPDRTYIFTFLLSSRVFIHPHELLAKVGQLCIKQKQQLETGIEAEKAKLKSFAAKIIQLLKEWTETFPYDFQDEKSMKELKEIAHRITQCDEENGTVKKIISQMTQNLLMALSARSQYQEIKEKFRQPATDKGTILKTKPQSTQKDILSVCCDPLILAQQLTYVELERVSNIYPEDLMQIVSHMDSLDNHKCRGDVTKTYNLEAYDNWFNCLSMLVATEICRVVKKKQRTRMVEFFIDVARECFNIGNFNSMMAIISGMNLSPVARLKKTWSKVKTAKFDVLEHHMDPSSNFCNYRTALQGAAQRSQTANSNREKIVIPVFNLFIKDIYFLHKIHTNRLPNGQINFKKFWEISRQIHDFLTWKQVECPFEKDKKIQSYLLTAPIYSEEALFIASFESEGPENHMEKDSWKTLRTTLLNRA; encoded by the exons ATGTACACGTCGCCCAGGAAAATGAGG gaaaCTATGCCCCAGACACCAATATTTTCCAGCATGCTTGGTTCCAGTTGTAGTGGGCAAGTGCAGCCAGATATGGGGGAGAGGTGTGTGGACCCTGTTTATCAGGATGGGAACCTTGTTTCTGGATCACTGGAGGCCTTGATAGAGCACCTGGTGCCCACCATGGACTATTATCCAGAT AGGACGTACATCTTCACTTTCCTTCTGAGCTCACGAGTCTTCATTCACCCACATGAGCTCCTGGCTAAAGTGGGACAGCTCTGCAttaagcagaagcagcagctagAAACAGGGATTGAGGCAGAAAAG GCAAAGCTAAAATCCTTCGCTGCCAAAATCATTCAGCTCTTGAAGGAATGGACTGAAACTTTCCCCTATGATTTCCAAGATGAAAAATCCATGAAAGAATTGAAGGAGAttgctcacagaatcacacaatgTGATGAG GAAAATGGAACAGTGAAAAAGATCATTAGCCAGATGACACAGAATCTCCTGATGGCCCTCTCTGCACGGAGCCAGTACCAGGAAATCAAAGAGAAATTCCGGCAACCTGCTACTGACAAAGGCACCATCCTCAAAACCAAGCCACAGTCAACTCAAAAGGACATCCTGAGTGTGTGCTGTGACCCTCTGATCTTAGCACAGCAACTGACCTATGTCGAACTG GAAAGGGTGAGCAACATTTACCCAGAGGATCTGATGCAGATTGTCAGCCACATGGACTCCCTGGATAATCACAAG TGCCGAGGCGATGTGACCAAAACCTATAATTTGGAGGCCTATGACAATTGGTTCAATTGTCTCAGCATGCTGGTAGCTACAGAGATTTGTCGG gttgtaaagaaaaagcagcgTACAAGAATGGTGGAATTTTTCATTGATGTGGCAAGAGAATGCTTCAATATTGGAAACTTCAACTCAATGATGGCTATTATCT CTGGCATGAACTTGAGTCCTGTGGCACGGCTAAAGAAAACTTGGTCCAAGGTCAAAACAGCCAAATTTGATGTTTTAGAG CATCACATGGATCCATCCAGCAACTTCTGTAACTACCGCACAGCCCTGCAAGGAGCAGCACAGCGATCTCAAACTGCCAACAGCAATAGAGAGAAAATAGTCATCCCAGTTTTCAACCTGTTTATTAAAGATATCTACTTTCTGCACAAAATACATACAAACCGCTTGCCCAATGGGCAGATAAACTTCAAG AAGTTCTGGGAAATTTCAAGACAGATCCATGATTTCCTGACATGGAAGCAGGTTGAGTGCCCTTTTGAAAAAGACAAGAAGATTCAGAGCTATCTACTCACAGCACCCATTTATAGTGAAGAAG CTCTGTTCATTGCATCCTTTGAAAGTGAAGGCCCAGAAAACCACATGGAGAAAGACAGCTGGAAAACACTCAG